A window from Mixophyes fleayi isolate aMixFle1 chromosome 12, aMixFle1.hap1, whole genome shotgun sequence encodes these proteins:
- the FAM181A gene encoding protein FAM181A produces the protein MASDNEVKTLLNFVNLASCDIKAALDKSAPCRRSVDHRKYLQKQLKRFSQKYSRLPRCHSSKTVDLRKGLVDRLHSAKGLGGKVLGALEAEERDLCAQGNSVEAGRQDQVPMRKRQLPASFWEEPRPSTNLLEMSNILYQDRTETSLPGYESKKVKNVVIQDTSGPGRAHPSGDKEAGKEPPIASLAERVNACGFCPLQYHGLQAMYQQNHGVHQLNPFTALALWSKNTTVPTVEIQHLCKDSCQRIYRHVVLKPIPTKPAVPTSIFNVFGYI, from the coding sequence ATGGCATCAGACAATGAAGTCAAGACCCTGCTGAACTTCGTCAACTTGGCGTCGTGTGATATCAAGGCAGCTTTGGATAAGTCGGCCCCTTGCAGGAGATCTGTGGACCACAGGAAAtatttgcagaagcagctgaaaAGGTTTTCCCAGAAATATTCTAGGCTTCCCAGATGCCACTCCAGCAAAACAGTGGACTTGAGGAAAGGACTTGTGGACAGGCTGCACTCGGCCAAAGGACTTGGCGGCAAAGTTCTGGGGGCGctagaggctgaggagagggactTGTGCGCTCAGGGGAACAGCGTTGAGGCTGGAAGACAAGACCAGGTGCCCATGAGGAAAAGACAGCTACCAGCTTCATTCTGGGAAGAGCCCAGACCTTCCACCAATCTCCTAGAGATGTCAAATATTTTATACCAAGATAGAACTGAAACTTCTCTCCCTGGTTATGagagcaaaaaagtaaaaaatgtagtGATTCAGGACACATCTGGTCCCGGCCGTGCCCATCCCTCAGGAGATAAGGAGGCTGGCAAAGAGCCCCCCATAGCATCCCTCGCTGAACGGGTCAATGCCTGTGGCTTCTGCCCACTTCAGTACCATGGACTGCAGGCCATGTACCAGCAAAACCACGGGGTCCACCAGCTTAACCCATTCACCGCCCTGGCCCTTTGGAGTAAAAACACGACTGTCCCCACGGTGGAAATCCAGCACTTGTGTAAAGATTCGTGTCAGAGGATTTATAGACACGTGGTTCTTAAACCCATTCCCACCAAGCCGGCAGTGCCAACTTCCATTTTCAATGTGTTTGGATATATTTAA